The Halomonas sp. 'Soap Lake #6' genomic sequence AGGTGGTAAAAGCAGGGAAATCGACCCGGCGTTATGCGATGCCGCCTAATGCTCAAACCTGAGCATTAGGCTGGCCCAATCACATGCTTCACTTCCAGATAAGCACTTAACCCCCAAGGGCCAAGTTCACGGCCAATGCCACTACGCTTAAAGCCGCCCCAGGCGGTTTCGGGGAGCACTAGTTGCTCGCTGTTATACCAGATACTCCCGGCTTTAAGCTGACGACCAATGCGTTTGGCTCGTTCTGGGTCGCCGCTAATTACCGTGGCGGCCAAGCCATAAGCGCTGTCGTTGGCAAGTTGAATGGCCTCGGCTTCGCTTGCCACGCTGCGCGCGCACAGTACCGGGCCAAAAATCTCTTCCTGCCACAGGCGGCTCTCTACCGGCACATCGCGGTAAAGCGTGGGAGCTAAGAAGTAGCCCTTCGCTGGCAAGGCGCGATGTTGCGCATCGCGCACTGGCGTCAGACCTTCCTGTTCGGCAATATCCAAATAGCGCTGCACTGCGTCGCGCTGTTTAGCACTGGTCAGTGGGCCTAAGTCAGTCCCTTCCGCAAGCGGGTCGCCTAGCATTAACGCATCCATACGCTCAGCAAGAGCGACATAGAGCGCTTCCGCTACGTCGTCATGTACCAATAAACGCGAGGTGGCAGAGCAGATTTGCCCGGCATTGAAGTAGATACCCGCCATCACCCAGTCAGCGGCTTTGGCTGGGTCGGCGTCCTCCATCACCAGAATCGGTGATTTTCCGCCTAGCTCCAGCGACACGCTGGCAGTACGAGCCGCCGCAGCTTGCATCACTGCTTCACCAACGCGATTACTGCCCGTAAATGAGATTTTATCCACGCCAGTGTGATTGGTCAGCGGCGCGCCGATGCCCTCACCGTCGCCATTGAGAAGGTTCAACACACCAGCAGGGAGACCAATTTCTAAAGCAATCTCCGCCAACACCAACTCGGGTAGCGGTGTCACTTCAGAAGGCTTGAGCACCACCGTACAGCCTGCAGCCAAGGCGGGCGCCAGTTTCCAGGCACTAGTGACTAACGGGAAATTCCACGGAGTAATCAGCCCCACAACACCAACGGGATCGTGATACGTACGCGCCTCAACGCCCTCCATCCCTACGCCAACCAGCTCGCCTTGGCGAGCATCCAGCGCCTTGGCTTGTTTTGCGTAGTAACGGTAGCAGGCAATTGCATCGTCTAAATCAATTCCTGCTTCCGCCAGTGGTTTACCATTATTGGTCGCTGACAGAGTAATTAGTGCATCCCGGCGGTTTTCCAAACTATCAGCAAAACCATCCAAGAATACTGCACGAGCGGAGCCGCTCAGCGCTTGCCAAGCGGGCTGCGCCTGCTGCGCAGCTTTTACAGCAGCCTCTACATCTGCCGCATCCCCCGCAGTGACTTGAGCAATACACTCCTCGCTAAAAGGATTCATCACATCGAGCAGCCGGGTACCAGAAGAAGCAACCCATTGGTTATTGATAAATTGTTTATCTAACAAAGAAGCGTGCTTTGCGCTTGAAGAAGTAGACACCGTGGTGACTCCTTAAAGGTTGTGTTGGCGAAACCAGTCATCGATGAGCTGCTTGAGGTGCTGGCCACTAAAGCTGGGGAAATGGCCGCCATGCACAGTACGAACCGGTAGCTCCCGCAGCCGGCGCATACTGGCGGCATAGTCGACTAAATTGCTGTGCCATAGGTCTTCAATTAACGGGCCATCGTAAATCAGATCGCCAGAAATCAGCGTTTGGGTTGCCGCTTCCCATAAGGCGATGCCACCAGGGGAGTGACCTGGTGTATGAATCACCTCCCACTGACGATTACCTAAATCCAATATCTCGCCATCCTCTAACGGTCGTACCATTTGGGGAGCGGTAATGTGATAGCGCTTGTGCGAATAAGGCTTGGAAGGTAGCGCCTCAAACATATCGTCACCCAGAAACTGATCTGCCAGGGTGCGAGCGTTGTCAGGCGATATAAGAATCTCTGCCTCTGCGGCATGAACATGGCAGCAGTCGAACTCATGGGCTGCGCCAATATGATCGAAGTGTGTGTGGCTAGCTACCGCCAAAAGATTACGTTCGCTAAGTAGTGCAACGTACTGGCGCAATGGCACGGCACCCAAACCAAAGTCAACAACCATGCCGCGCTTGCTACCCTGCACATGCCAAATGTTGCAGCGATAAAACGGTTTGATCCACGGTTCATCGATCAGCGTAATACCATCTGCCTTGTAGACGGTGCGGTACCAATGCCCTTCGTTAATACGCTGGAGACTCATATAGTTACCCGCTTCACAACAGTGGCTTTACTCACCACAAAATAGAGTGCCCCAGTAATCACGAAGACCGGTAGCGAGGCACCAAAATCCAGTGGTGCCACCCAATTCCAGTAGTAAGCCAGTAACGCCCCCACTGCATAGCTGCCTAGTGCCAGCCAGTTGAAAGTGGGAAGGCTATGCTCAGCCTGGATCAGTTGTGCCGCGGTATAGCGCTGACGGCCTAGCAGGTAGTAATCGACAATCATCAATGAGAAGGCAGGAATAAACACACTGCCAATAATCAGTAAAAAGGTTTGGAACTGGTCAAGAATACCGGGGATCAATGCGCCAACCACTGACACCACGCCAATGATGAACGCCGGCTTCCAGAACGGTACCTTAGGACGCACGCTCATAAATGACAGCGTCGCGCTATATACGCACATTACATTGGTAGTCAGTACTGAAAAAAAGATAACCAGGGCGGCAGGTAAACCAAACCCAAAACCGCTAAGCAGCGCTGTAGGGTCATAGGTTTGCTCCATGCCAACCGTAATCGAAAGCGCCGATACCGTCGCCCCTAAGCCCATAGCAATTAGCGTAGCAGTGATATAGCCGCCCCAAGTACCAATCACTGCTGCCTTTAACGTACGGCAGTGGCGGTTGTAGTCTGCTGCGAGAGGTATCCAGGAAAATGCTGTGGCTACAACAATATCGAATACCACACCGCCGCCCAGCACCCCTTCTGGCTCTAACTGGGTAATGCTCGGCAAATCATAGTGGCGGTTAAGCGCGAAAAGCACTACAGCCGATAGCCCCACCATCAGCACGGCCGCTATTTTTTCTACCTTTTCGATGCCTAAATGGCCACGCAGAGCGATAAGCACTACCAACGACTCACATAGCACCGTAAACAGCGCCACATTGGAGTAACCAGTGAGACTTTCTACTGCATAATCAAGGCTCATACCTGCTAGTAGCGCTTGGATCCAACTCCACGCAATGAGCGCAAGCAAATTAACCCATGCGGGAAAGTTAGCCCCTTTGCGACCAAAAGTGCCTCGCGCTAGCACCATGGTCGTCATCCCGGTTTGCTGCCCCATCACTCCGATTAACACCAATGGGATAATACCAATCGCTGAGCCCAAAACGATCAGCAGTATCGCATGCTGAAAGGTGAGATCAGGCACCAAAAACATGCCGGTTAAAATGGTGGTAACAACAACGTTTGCACCTAGCCAAAGTGCGAAAGTGCCAAGTAACCCAAGGCTATGCTCAACGTTCTCCGCCGACAGTGTATCCTCGCCTACTACACGATTAGTTTTCATGGCTATTACCTACTTGTATTAGGCTTTTCTGCCAAGCAGCGGCGTCAATTTCGATCAGTAAAGGCCCATTTTTTTCGCGATTGCCAAGCGCTTTGGCAAGTCCAGCAGGACTTTCTACTAAAATGCCTGGGCAGCCGAAACCTTCGGCTAGAGTAAGGAAGTTGGGCGCTTGAATATCCACGCCTAAACGCGCCACGCCGTTAGCATCCATATAACGGCGAATCTCTTCGTAACCAGCGTTGTGCCACAGCATAATCACCACCGGCAGTCGCGCTTCTACCGCTGTTGCTATTTCCGAGAGAGTGAACATAACCCCGCCATCTCCCACTAGCGCTACCACCGGTAGATCCGGTCGTGCTAGCTGCGCGCCTAATGCCGCAGGCAAGCCGTAGCCAAGGGTGCCGTACCCTGTTGAGGCGTTGAAATAACGCCGTGGCGCTGGCTGGCTAACCAAATGATTGCCTGCGTACACCGGCGCGGTGGAATCGCCTACCAAAATTGCTTCGGGAAGATGCTCAGCAAGCACTGTATAGAGCGGCACAAAGTCGGCAAAAGCTGGATCATTGACCAGATCTAGCGCGCCCAGCGCAGCAGCCGTTCGTTCAACGCCGTTACGCTGCAATGGGTCGGGGATGTGATTGAGTAGCAGCTCAAGACTACGCCCAGCATCACCGACTAGGCCAAGGGTTGTACGCTGGTTGCGCACCAGCTGTTCAGGGTCGAGATCAATACGAATCAGCGTGCCATTGAGGTAGAAGCCGTCGTCAAATACCACGTCGTAATCGGTCTCACCTAACTCCGTGCCTACCGCTAAAATCACATCAGCGTTGGCCGCTAGCTCACGCACGGCGGGTAACGCCGCATTAGCACCCAAATCCAGCGGGTGATCGCGGCCTAGCAGCCCTTTGGCGTTAATCGTGGTCACCGTGGGCGCATCAAGTTTTTCTACCAATTCCCGTGCTGCTTCTGGTGCTGACACACAGCCACCGCCCAGCAGTACCAAGGGCTGCTTCGCTGCTTTTAGTAAGCGTGCAGCTTCGGCAAGGCCTTCTGGGTCGGGCGCTGCGCGGTAAAGCCTGAGCGCTTGCCAGCTAACCGGCACACTGACCGGCGTATTGAACAGATCGATAGGAATTTCAATGTGCACAGGGCCTGGACGAGCCCCATTGAATACGGCAAAGGCCCTGGCCAGCACTTCAGGCAAAGTGTTGACATCCAACAACGTGTGGCTAAAGCGTGCTACGCCGCTGATCATCTGCTGCTGGCTGGGTAGTTCGTGCAGCCTCCCCTGGCCCAAGCCCAAGGTATCACGGCGGTTAACGCTGGAGATCACCAGCATGGGGATAGAGTCCGCCAGGGCTTGGCCCATGGCGGTGGCGATATTGGTCATTCCCGGCCCAGTGATAATCAGGCAAACACCGGGCTGGCCGCTGGCCCGCGCGTAGCCGTCGGCCATAAACCCTGCGCCCTGTTCATGGCGAGGTGTTACGTGCTGAACATCGCTGTTTTCAAGCCCTCGATACAGCTCCACCGTATGCACACCGGGAATACCAAACAGTGTGCGTACACTGTAAGTATCGCGAAGCAAACGAATCAGCAGCTGTGCACAGGTCATTGTATTTCTGGCGCTCATAACCGGCCCCTTAGAAGAAGAACGTATGGGCCATAAAGGCGATGATCGGCAGCGTAATAGCGGTACGTAGTAAGAAGACTACCGCCAGTTCCCAGAATTTGATGGGAATTTTCGACTTGAGCAGTAGTGCGCCGATCTCCGACATGTACACCAACTGGGTCATTGAAAGGCAAGCGATCACAAAACGGGTTAACTCGCTTTCGATGTTAGTTGCCAGTACGGCTGGCAGAAACATATCGGCAAAACCAACCAGCGTCGCTGGCGCGGCGGCCTGAGCTTCAGGAATGCGCAGCAGCTCTAGCACCGGCACCATGGGGTAGGAGAGCCAAGTAAACAACGGGGTAAACTCGGCCAAAATAAGTGCAACGGTGCCGATCGCAAACACCAACGGCAACAACGTTAAGAAGATATCAATCACGTTGAGAAGCGCCAGGCGTGCTAACTCCCGTGGCCCAGGCGCACTGCCTGCACGACGAGTCGCCTGCAAAAGGCTGTAGCGGAACAGGCCCACATTTTCGTTACGCTCTTCGCTTAACTGACAGCCGACGGGCTCATAGTAGTCATTAGTTTTGCGCGACAGCGGCGGAATCCGCGACACGATGACCGCAGCGATCAAACCTGACACCACCACAGTGAAGTAGAACTGTACGAAGAGGTGGTTAATACCAACGAAATTAATCACCAATAGGCTGAAAGCAATCGAAGCTACAGAAAAATTGGTGGCGATTACCGAGGCTTCGCGGCCGTTGTAGTAACCCTGCTCATACTGCTGAGCGGTGATTAACACGCCCACCGTTCCCGAGCCCATCCAAGAAGCAGTGGCATCAATAGCACTGCGCCCCGGTAGATTAAAAATCACCCGAAATGGCTTGCGCACCATGGTGCCAATAAACTCCATAAAGCCGAACTCGACCAAAAAAGGTAACAGTACCGCAGCAAAGAAGAAGAACGTCAGCAGCACCGGTGCTAGATCGTTGAGCATGACGCCGCCAGTAAACGAGGCAGTGACGAACTCTGGCCCGAACTGAAAAAACGTCATAAGGACAAAAATGGCGCCTAACACGCGCATAACGACCCAAATAGCCCCTACATCAAACATATCGTGAAAAGGGCCGCTTGCCGCCCAAGCAGGCTTGGCCAATTTGACGTAAAACGTCACTATCACCGATAGGCAGAGCACGACCATTGCAATCGCGGGTAGCGCTGCCCCCAGTAGGGTTTGCAAGCCATCTGCCATTAGGCCCATGCCAATATTAATGGAATCCCCCACTTGAAAAGGGACCAGAAACAGCAGTACCCCAATCAGCGATGGGATCAGGAATTTCAACAGATGCGCGGGGGGTATCGGTGCCGAAGAGTTCGACTCTTCCGATTTTACATTGCTATACGACATAGAGTTCACCCATTGGAAGTGATTATTGGAGGTGGGCTAGCGGCGTTGCAGGGACAGCGCTTTTTTTATTTGATAACTAGTTATGAGCGATTAGTCCGGCGTTAATCGCTACGTTTAACCCCTGGCAAGATGCAGAGCATTTCATACAACAGTGTGGCGCCCATTAGCGCGGTGTTACCGCTGGGGTCGTAAGGCGGTGATACTTCCACCAAATCACAGCCGACAATGTTCAAGCCCTCCGCGCCACGCACTATTTCCAGTCCCTGAGCCGAGGTCAGACCGCCCATCTCCACCGTGCCTGTGCCAGGGGCAACGGAAGGATCCAAGCCATCGATATCAAAACTGATATATACAGGGATATCGCCCATTTGCTCGCGTACTTCTTGCATCAACGGCGCTAGCGAGCGGTACCAGCACTCCTCCGCGGGCACCACGCGAAAGCCCTGTTCTCGGCACCAGTCAAAGTCTTCAGCGGCGTAGCCGGTTCCACGCAGGCCGATTTGTACTACCTTGCCGTGGGCTAATAAGCCCTCCTCTTGGGCACGACGAAATGGCGTGCCGTGGGCAATGGGTTCGCCGAACATATGCTCGTTGACATCGGCGTGGGCATCGATATGAATCAGTCCCACCGGGCCATGCTTTTTAGCCATGGCGCGAAGAATCGGCAGGGTTAGCGTATGTTCGCCGCCAAGCGTTAGAGGGATGCAGTTGTGCTTGAGAACGTCATCATAAAAAGCAGTGATGATGTCGACACTTTTCGGCAGGTGGAAAGTATTGATCGGTACATCACCAATGTCCGCCACCTGCAGGCTTTCAAAAGGCGCGGCACGAGTAGCCATATTGTAGGGGCGTAGCATGCGCGACTCATCGCGAATCTGACGTGGGCCAAGGCGTGTACCTGGGCGGTTGGAGGTGCCAATATCCATGGGGATGCCGATAAATGCCGCATCTAAGCCTTCGGCAGTCTCTTGGGTGGGTAGCCGCATCATGGTGGCGGGGCCAGCAAAGCGCGGCATAGTGTTACCGCCCAGAGGCTGATTGAAGTCCGACATACACATCTCCTTAGCTTTATTTTGAATACTATTTAGTTAGTAGCTTGCTTAGCGTTTAAGGCTTTGTAGCGTTTACGGCTTGTAAATAGGTTTTTGTAAATAGGTGCTTGTAAATAGGTATTGCACAGACCGTGCCAAGTCGACGCCCCCCCCTAATCAGGCACTGCAATGGGTAATTTGATGCAGAAATGCATTGATCCCAGCTACAAACAATTCAATACTGAATCAGTGATGCAAAAATGGTTCGATCAAGATATATGTGCCATGAATGAAACTGGGTGGGTCGAAATCGGATGAGCGAAATAGATAAACGCGTACTGAAAACTATTGTGGAGACCGCAAACGACCACTTTTTTATTGTCAGTGGCGAAGGCCGCGTGCTGGATATTAGCCCCGGTGCCGAAGCGGTTTACGGGATATCACGGGAAGAGCTGCTTTCTAGCAGTGTCCAACAACTGCAAACCGCAGGTGTGCTAAAACCATCGATAACTCTGGAAGTGATGCGCACCCGCAAGCCTGCCCAGCTTATGCAGGTAACAGGCACTGGCCGCCGGGTGATTGCTGAGGCCTATCCCGTGTTTGTGGAAGGCAAACTAGAGCGTATTATCAGCCGCTCCCGGGACTTAACCGACTTACAGCTACTGCAGGATGAGTATGCCCTGCTGCAAAAACGCTTTAGCGAACATCTAAAACGTAGCCAGGCAGCCCCTGATGCAGAAGAGCAGGCGTTGGATGACGCCCTGGATAACTTGCAGGTACGCAGTAGTGTGATGCGTGAAATAGCGCTGCTGCTTAAGCGGGTCGCTCCTTCAGATGCCAATGTGCTAATGCTGGGTGAATCCGGCGTAGGTAAGAGCGCTTTTGCCAAACAGCTACATCGCTGGAGCCAGCGCTGCGACGGCCCCTTTATTGACGTTAACTGCGCGGCAATTCCTGAAAACCTGTTTGAGTCTGAAATGTTCGGCTACCAGCCTGGCGCCTTTAGCGGTGCGGCTAGGCAAGGTAAAGCGGGATTATTGGAGCAGGCCGAGGGTGGCACGCTGTTTTTGGATGAAATCGGCGAGCTGCCCTTGTTGATGCAAACCAAACTGCTCAAAGTGATTCAGGATGGTAGCCTAACTCGCTTGGGTGACACTCGCCCTCGTCGGGTTGATTTCCGCTTGGTGGTCGCCACCAACCAGAATTTGGCCAAACAGGTAGAAGCCGGGCTGTTTCGTCTGGACCTGTACTATCGTCTCAATGTTATTCCGGTGACATTGCCACCGCTTCGGGAACGCCGCGAAGATATTCCTGACCTTGTAGAAGCCTGCCTGAAACGACTAAATCAACGCTATGGCCGACAAAAAATTCTCGATACCCGAGTGTGGTCAACGCTAATGGGCAGCGAGTGGCCGGGCAACGTTCGCGAGCTGGAAAACTGGCTGGAAAGAGCCTGGCTCTCAAGCCCCACTGATCAGATTGAAGTGCCTGCCTTTCATTCCCACGCAGAGCACAGCTACGCTGAAAACTCACCAAGTAGCTCTCCCTCTTTTCCCACAGTAACACTAGAACCCCATGAAACTCTTAAGCAGTATCTAGCTCGCCTTGAGTGCGAAACCCTCACTGAACTGAGTAGAACACTGCCCAGCACCTACGCCATTGCAGAACGCCTAGGCATCAGCCAATCCAGTGTGGTGCGAAGGCTGCAGCGCTACGGGATTAAGCTCACCAAGTAATTTTTTCGCTTGACACAAGATTGCTATATAAGTGTCATACTAGTGCAACACCTTCAACACAAGCTGAACTAATAACAACCAACAGCCGGTGATGTGTGTGCTATGTCAAATCAATCGCGTATCCGCTTGGAGCGCGTCACCAAACGTTGGGACGCGACCACTGCTGTCGATGAAATCAACTTCGACGTTCCCCCTGGCCAGTTTGTTATTTTGCTAGGGCCTTCGGGCTGTGGAAAATCCACCACGCTGCGTATGATCGCAGGCTTGGAAGAGGCCAGCGGTGGGAGTATCCATATTGGTGAGCGCGACGTGACGCGTCTGCCGCCGGGTGATCGCGGGCTTAGTATGGTATTTCAGTCCTATGCGCTGTTTCCACATCTAAGCGTTGCAGACAACATCGTGTTTGGCCTGCGCAGCCGCAAAGTGCCCAAGGCAGAACAACGCGAGCGGCTGGCCAAGGTCGCCGAACTGGTCGATCTCACAGACTACCTCAACCGTAAACCCGCCCAGCTTTCTGGTGGCCAGCGCCAGCGTGTTGCACTGGCGCGCGC encodes the following:
- the speB gene encoding agmatinase, with amino-acid sequence MSDFNQPLGGNTMPRFAGPATMMRLPTQETAEGLDAAFIGIPMDIGTSNRPGTRLGPRQIRDESRMLRPYNMATRAAPFESLQVADIGDVPINTFHLPKSVDIITAFYDDVLKHNCIPLTLGGEHTLTLPILRAMAKKHGPVGLIHIDAHADVNEHMFGEPIAHGTPFRRAQEEGLLAHGKVVQIGLRGTGYAAEDFDWCREQGFRVVPAEECWYRSLAPLMQEVREQMGDIPVYISFDIDGLDPSVAPGTGTVEMGGLTSAQGLEIVRGAEGLNIVGCDLVEVSPPYDPSGNTALMGATLLYEMLCILPGVKRSD
- a CDS encoding YjiH family protein — encoded protein: MSYSNVKSEESNSSAPIPPAHLLKFLIPSLIGVLLFLVPFQVGDSINIGMGLMADGLQTLLGAALPAIAMVVLCLSVIVTFYVKLAKPAWAASGPFHDMFDVGAIWVVMRVLGAIFVLMTFFQFGPEFVTASFTGGVMLNDLAPVLLTFFFFAAVLLPFLVEFGFMEFIGTMVRKPFRVIFNLPGRSAIDATASWMGSGTVGVLITAQQYEQGYYNGREASVIATNFSVASIAFSLLVINFVGINHLFVQFYFTVVVSGLIAAVIVSRIPPLSRKTNDYYEPVGCQLSEERNENVGLFRYSLLQATRRAGSAPGPRELARLALLNVIDIFLTLLPLVFAIGTVALILAEFTPLFTWLSYPMVPVLELLRIPEAQAAAPATLVGFADMFLPAVLATNIESELTRFVIACLSMTQLVYMSEIGALLLKSKIPIKFWELAVVFLLRTAITLPIIAFMAHTFFF
- a CDS encoding purine-cytosine permease family protein codes for the protein MKTNRVVGEDTLSAENVEHSLGLLGTFALWLGANVVVTTILTGMFLVPDLTFQHAILLIVLGSAIGIIPLVLIGVMGQQTGMTTMVLARGTFGRKGANFPAWVNLLALIAWSWIQALLAGMSLDYAVESLTGYSNVALFTVLCESLVVLIALRGHLGIEKVEKIAAVLMVGLSAVVLFALNRHYDLPSITQLEPEGVLGGGVVFDIVVATAFSWIPLAADYNRHCRTLKAAVIGTWGGYITATLIAMGLGATVSALSITVGMEQTYDPTALLSGFGFGLPAALVIFFSVLTTNVMCVYSATLSFMSVRPKVPFWKPAFIIGVVSVVGALIPGILDQFQTFLLIIGSVFIPAFSLMIVDYYLLGRQRYTAAQLIQAEHSLPTFNWLALGSYAVGALLAYYWNWVAPLDFGASLPVFVITGALYFVVSKATVVKRVTI
- a CDS encoding aldehyde dehydrogenase family protein — protein: MSTSSSAKHASLLDKQFINNQWVASSGTRLLDVMNPFSEECIAQVTAGDAADVEAAVKAAQQAQPAWQALSGSARAVFLDGFADSLENRRDALITLSATNNGKPLAEAGIDLDDAIACYRYYAKQAKALDARQGELVGVGMEGVEARTYHDPVGVVGLITPWNFPLVTSAWKLAPALAAGCTVVLKPSEVTPLPELVLAEIALEIGLPAGVLNLLNGDGEGIGAPLTNHTGVDKISFTGSNRVGEAVMQAAAARTASVSLELGGKSPILVMEDADPAKAADWVMAGIYFNAGQICSATSRLLVHDDVAEALYVALAERMDALMLGDPLAEGTDLGPLTSAKQRDAVQRYLDIAEQEGLTPVRDAQHRALPAKGYFLAPTLYRDVPVESRLWQEEIFGPVLCARSVASEAEAIQLANDSAYGLAATVISGDPERAKRIGRQLKAGSIWYNSEQLVLPETAWGGFKRSGIGRELGPWGLSAYLEVKHVIGPA
- a CDS encoding 5-guanidino-2-oxopentanoate decarboxylase, which translates into the protein MSARNTMTCAQLLIRLLRDTYSVRTLFGIPGVHTVELYRGLENSDVQHVTPRHEQGAGFMADGYARASGQPGVCLIITGPGMTNIATAMGQALADSIPMLVISSVNRRDTLGLGQGRLHELPSQQQMISGVARFSHTLLDVNTLPEVLARAFAVFNGARPGPVHIEIPIDLFNTPVSVPVSWQALRLYRAAPDPEGLAEAARLLKAAKQPLVLLGGGCVSAPEAARELVEKLDAPTVTTINAKGLLGRDHPLDLGANAALPAVRELAANADVILAVGTELGETDYDVVFDDGFYLNGTLIRIDLDPEQLVRNQRTTLGLVGDAGRSLELLLNHIPDPLQRNGVERTAAALGALDLVNDPAFADFVPLYTVLAEHLPEAILVGDSTAPVYAGNHLVSQPAPRRYFNASTGYGTLGYGLPAALGAQLARPDLPVVALVGDGGVMFTLSEIATAVEARLPVVIMLWHNAGYEEIRRYMDANGVARLGVDIQAPNFLTLAEGFGCPGILVESPAGLAKALGNREKNGPLLIEIDAAAWQKSLIQVGNSHEN
- a CDS encoding MBL fold metallo-hydrolase — encoded protein: MSLQRINEGHWYRTVYKADGITLIDEPWIKPFYRCNIWHVQGSKRGMVVDFGLGAVPLRQYVALLSERNLLAVASHTHFDHIGAAHEFDCCHVHAAEAEILISPDNARTLADQFLGDDMFEALPSKPYSHKRYHITAPQMVRPLEDGEILDLGNRQWEVIHTPGHSPGGIALWEAATQTLISGDLIYDGPLIEDLWHSNLVDYAASMRRLRELPVRTVHGGHFPSFSGQHLKQLIDDWFRQHNL
- a CDS encoding sigma-54 interaction domain-containing protein; protein product: MSEIDKRVLKTIVETANDHFFIVSGEGRVLDISPGAEAVYGISREELLSSSVQQLQTAGVLKPSITLEVMRTRKPAQLMQVTGTGRRVIAEAYPVFVEGKLERIISRSRDLTDLQLLQDEYALLQKRFSEHLKRSQAAPDAEEQALDDALDNLQVRSSVMREIALLLKRVAPSDANVLMLGESGVGKSAFAKQLHRWSQRCDGPFIDVNCAAIPENLFESEMFGYQPGAFSGAARQGKAGLLEQAEGGTLFLDEIGELPLLMQTKLLKVIQDGSLTRLGDTRPRRVDFRLVVATNQNLAKQVEAGLFRLDLYYRLNVIPVTLPPLRERREDIPDLVEACLKRLNQRYGRQKILDTRVWSTLMGSEWPGNVRELENWLERAWLSSPTDQIEVPAFHSHAEHSYAENSPSSSPSFPTVTLEPHETLKQYLARLECETLTELSRTLPSTYAIAERLGISQSSVVRRLQRYGIKLTK